ATCCTCATGTAAGCAAGGACAGGGGGCTTATAAGGGGAGATATCAACCCTCTCTGCCTTGGATGTCATGACTCTATTGAAAAGCTGGTAAATAATGCAAGGCAGCATAGCGCTATCAGGGATGGCTTATGTACTGGATGTCATGATCCCCATAGCAGTAAGAACAAAGGTCTTATTAAAAAGGATGAAAAGGAGATGTGCCTGGAATGCCATGAGGACCTTAAGTTACAGCTTGAGCGCGCCTATGCATGCCGCCCATTTAAGAAAGGGGAATGTTCAGCCTGCCATAACGCGCATGGTTCTCAGGAGGCTAATCTCCTGATTGGCGAGCCGGGCAAGACCTGTAAGAAATGCCATACCTTAATAAACTGTAAGGCTGGTAATGTGTCGATCTCTTCAGTGACCAGGAATATGAATTGTATCTCATGCCATTCAGGCCATAGTTCTGATGAGAAAGGCGTGTTAGGCCCTTATGGCCATAAGATGTTTATTTCGAAAGAGTGTGATAAGTGCCATAAGCCATTCAGCGAAGGCGGTAAAATAACAACTAAGCTTGAAGGCGAGAAGCTCTGTTTAAGCTGCCATAAAGAGGATTCTTTAATTATTGAAGCTGATGTTCATGGGAAAGACTCCAGTAACTCTTGCTCAATGTGCCATACTCCTCACTCATCAAACAGGAAGGAAATGACCGTAGACGAGGGAATTATGTGCACTAAATGTCATCTGGATACTGAAAAAAGAACAGTATTTATGGAGAAGGCGCTGAAGTCCGAGAGGGAGTGCGCGCCTATAAAGAACAGGCAATGCTTTGAGTGTCATGTGCCAAAACATTCCAGCCGGAAACTTAATTTTAGGGAAGATGAGTTCATATTATGCAATGAATGTCATGAGACCCAGCATAAGATCACTCATCCACTCGGCCCCGATGTAATAGATGTGCGCAACGGCCAGCCTATCACGTGTATCTCATGTCACAGCATGCACGCTGCCAAAGCTCAGTATATGCTGACACATGATGGTAAACGGACCTTATGTATCCAGTGTCATAAATATTGATGTTTATCAATGGCATTTTCTTTGCTATATCTCTCAATTATTCAAGAAGATATTTTAAAAATATCTTATGAGATCAGTATTTTTATTACTAATATGCCTCTTAAGTACAGAGTTTTTTTTTATAGGTGATGTAAGCGCGGACATGACCGGAAGCTTATGTACTGACTGCCATACTATTCATAATAGTGAGGGCAATCAGCCTGCAACATTTGACGGCAGCTGGGCTCCGTATCTGGCACTGTTACGGGGTTCATGTGAAGGGTGCCATACTTCTACTTCAGCCTCTGTATGGCAGAGTTCTATAGCCGGCGCACCCATCGTATATAATTCGCTTGAACCCTCATACGGCAGTAAAGGCCTTTCAGGCGGGAATTTTTATTATACGAGCACAGCTTCTGATGAGCACGGACATAACATATTCTCATCAAACCCTGACAGCAGTTTAGGCAATATCCCTCCCGGAGGTTTGGATATTGGACAGCAGTTGAACTGCTCTGGAACATATGGCTGTCACGGGCATAACGGAAGGCAGAGCGGAGATACTGCGATAGATGACCAGCTGATTGCCGTAATGGGCGGCCATCACGGTCTTAGTTCTCCTATGACAGGCAGCATTGCCGAGGTCTCTAAAAGCTACAGGTTCCTCCTTGGTATAAAGGGAGTTGAAGATCCAGATTGGGAGCATGACAATGTCAACACGAGTCATAATGAGTATCAGGGGTCCACAGCAGGCTCGACAGATACAATAAGTTATTTATGTGCTGAGTGCCACGGTAATTTCCACACATGGGAAGGCACTGAGGTTGGTACTGCTTCACCATGGCTAAGGCATCCGACAGATGTTTTGCTGCCTGCGTCTGGTGAATACGCAGCATATACTAATTACAGTTTATTATCACCGGTTGCCAGGCAATCTCCTGACCTGGTTGCTGATACGACTTTGGTTAATCTTGGAAGCGATACTATCATGTGTCTTTCATGTCATAGGGCGCATGCTTCACCTTACGATAAGATGCTGAGGTGGGACTACAAAAATTCGACATTATCTACCGCGCTTTCCGGCTGTAACGTATGCCATACATCAAAGGATTAATTACTATATGAAAATAAACATAAATATTGACCGCAGAATATTTTCATTAATGCCATTCTTATGTATATGTGTTCTGTTTTTCTTTTGCTTAAATCCTGACTATGCGGGAGCGGGAGCTTATCTTAGCTCTGCACATGGAAATTCTTCCTATGGAGCAAAACGAACTGCTTCAGGGTTTCCTGCCGATTATCCAAAAGGCTTATGTGCCCACTGTCATGAACAGCATGCAAGCGTAAATAATTCTGAACCTGGCCCGTCTGGCGGAGCACCTTCAGCGTACGAACTTTTTTATGATAATCATATATCCCAGACTGACGGGATCTGTTATGAGTGTCATAAGGATTCGGGGTCTTATCAAACAGGCGGGAGCATCGTTAACAGAAGCTATAGTTACAGGGCAGGGGGATGGTCCTCAGACACTGTGAATGACATTCTTGAGGCATTTTCATTCAGCTCACCTGATTCATCGCATAACCTTGATGATATCAGGACATTTACTACAGGCAGATGGGGATATACTGCAAATTCTAATCCCTGTGCTGCGTGCCACAATCCGCATTCTTCGCAGGGAGACCCGGCGAATGCCGCGAATAGCACCAAAAGTGATGCAACACGCGGCTGGATTGTGTCACGCCCATCTCTGCACAGTACTGACAATAATGCATGGGGTTTATTGGGGGATGTTGCAGGTGAGAGGATGAGTATATATAACTATCAGGCGCCATATTGTTATAGTACAACAACTAATTATGAACCTGACGGCTCAACTACGATACAGGATGGCTCAAACCTTACTGATTTTGTTTCATTCTGTTCAGATTGCCATAACAATACAAACACCATAAACAGCACTGCTCTCGGCAGAAATATCTATCAGTTCAACTGGAATACTGAGCAGCATGGTGGCGGTGCGGCAAGTTATGGCTGTGCAGATATTCTACCGCCTTATCAGGTGTCCCAGTGCGGGACATACGTGCTTTCCTGCACTGACTGTCATGAGCCTCATGGTTCCCCGAATTTAATGCTGATAAGAAAAGAGGTCAATGGAGCAGAGGTAACTGTAGATGATGAAACAGGAGTGGGCCCTTTTGACAGAGTAAACACAGAATGGATGTCATTATGTGCGAGATGTCATGATGGGTTGGATACTACTGATGGCAACCATACACATCCGTTCTTTATCCCTCCTCAAGTTTCCGGCTGTTCGTCATTTCAATGCCATGAGGCAGGGGATGCTTACAGGGTATGTACAGAATGTCATTCTCATGGGAACCAGGATATAGATGGTACGCCGTTTGGCGAACCTCTGTTATGATAAGCAAAGGAGGTATGTTATGCATAAATTAGTATCAATAATCCTGATTGTTTTTATATTAGTTGCAGGTGTAATTACTTACTCTGTATCAGAGACCGCAAGATCTTCGGTTATGTTGGAGCAGAATATTAAAGATAATATGGACGCACATATTGAAAAAGTAAAGCGCAAAAACCCGGCGCGATACCAGGCTATGATGGAAAGGGCTAATGATACTGTTACAGAATGTCTTAGTTGTCATATTGAACTGGTAGAGAGTAAGGAAAATAAAACAAGAAAGTTTCCTGTGAAGTAAGTTATCTTGAATCCCCCGATTTTCTCTGCAAATAACAGACAATTCAATAGTCTGCATCACGTAATTATTTAAGAGTTTTTTCAATGGTTATGTGGGAAAATTCACGAATATGTGTCTTATGACGCATTTAATGCCTTTTTTGTCTAATATTTAAACAAAAAACAACATATTTTCAGGCATATTTATTGCTTATAACATATTGTAAGTCAAATTATGAGTCAAACTGATATGCTGGATAATCTGAACAAGAAAAAAATATTGATTGCTGATGACGAAGAGCTCATAGTATGGTCTTTAAGAAAATACTTTGAGGCTGATGGTTATCATGTAGACATGGTTCATAACGGCAGTGACGCTCTTATGAGGCTTAAGAACAATACTTATAATATTATTGTCACAGACCTCTTTATGCCGGACATGAGCGGTATGGAAGTTTTAATTAAGATGAAAGAGAACGGGATAAGGATACCTGTTATTATTACATCAGCTTATTTTTCAGAAAAGATAATGTCTGAGATCATGAATGAAGGAGCATTTAAATGTATTAACAAGCCGTTTCAGATGGAAGATGTTCTTGGCGCGATAAAAGAGGCTGAGCATTTCAGTTATAATTTATAATTAACTACACAAGTATTATACTTCAACTAACCCTCGCTGCAATTCACCGATTTATAAAGAATGCTTATAACTTTTTAATATCTTTTAAATTCCTTTTCTGTTCATCTGTGTGTATCATAAACCAATTTGTTATCTCAAGTAGCGAAAATATACTTTATAATTATCTCCATAATTGTGATTACTATGGGATCAGCCGCTGCAAAGGAAATAACGTTTGATACCAATGTTCACTTTACAGGGAACTATTGTGACGAGTGTCATTCTGAAATACCTGAGAAGGGTAAAGAGAAGCACTTGAAGTATGGCAATGATTACATCAAGACCTGCAGATGCCATGAGTACACACAAGGGACATACATCCATCCTGTTTTTGTAAAACCCTCTGAAAATAAGAAGTCCAGAATACCGGACACATTTCCTTTAGTCGACGGCGAGATTTCCTGTATAACCTGTCATGATATTTACCTTCAGTGCCAGGACAGAGTTGTCTTGAAATTATTTAACAGGCGTTTCCTCAGAGGCGGGCCTTTTCTGCATAGGACAGATATGTGTTTTAACTGTCATGATAAGCATGAGTATGAGCGGCTTAATCCTCATGACCAGATTGATGAACACGGGAACCTGAATGAGAAAAAGTGCCTGTATTGCCACACTGAGAAACCTGATGAAAAATTTGGGTCATTTAAAGGGGCTTCCTTTGGAAAAGAAGTAAAGCTTATTGGAAAGCTTGAAGTGTTATGTATAAGGTGTCATCCTAAAAATGAGAAATTACATCCAATAAATGCAAATCATCTTCAGAAACCGTCTTCTGCTACACTGGTAAATATAAAAGAGTCAGAAAAGAAATATCAGGTCATTTTGCCCTTAAACAGTGAAGGAGAGATTACATGCGTGACGTGTCATAATCCTCATGAAAAAGGTGTGTTGCCTGTTAAAAAGGCTTCTGCAAAAGGAGCCAGTGAGAAATACAGGCTTCGTTTATCAGGCATGACCGGTGAGATATGCAGGGCTTGTCATAAGAAATAAATCAGATGGAGGTGAAAGTTTGAAGCATTTAAAAGGCGTAACTTTTTTTTCATTATTTGTTTTTTTACTGCTGTTTTTATGTTTTGTTTTTGTTTCTGCTTCAGATGCTGCCGACAGTGAGAATTGCCTGATGTGCCACAAATACCGTTTTCTGGGCAGGATTGATGAGCATGGGAAAAAAAGGAATTACAATGTTGACGAAAATATTTACAATGAAACTGTCCACAGAAATGTGCCATGCAGGGACTGCCATACCTCAATCCAGAATCTTCCGCATGAGCCTATAACCGATGAGGTCAACTGCGGCAACCAGTGCCATATAAAGCCGCCGTTTGCCAAAGAGAACTTTTCTCACAAGGCTATCATTGATACCTATAACAAGAGCGTGCACGGCGCCAAAAGCACTGATTCAGATGAACTCAAGGCTGCAAAGCCTTATTGTAAATACTGCCATCTGAATCCGCGTTACACAAAGGTTGAGGAGGAGAGGGTATCAAGCTCAACTTTGGAGAGATGCTTCAACTGTCATGAGGAGAAGGGAGTTACACAGGCATATAAACATATCACTCACCGCCTGCGGCATAAGACATCACGCTCGCGTCAGGAAATAGTTGAACTCTGCTCAAAGAACTGTCATGAAGATGTTGACAAGATGAAGAAGTTTAGAGTTTCTGAGGAGAGCCTTGAGTCTGTCGAGACATATAGGCGTTCCATTCACGGCAAGGCTGTTGCTTTAGGATCTGAGATGACTGCTGATTGTGTAAGCTGTCATGCCACAAGTAAAATCCATGACATATACAAAAAGGATGAGTCAGCATCCACTGTGAATAAAAATAATCTTAAAAGGACTTGTCAGCAATGCCATTTGGATGTGACCAGTAAATTTGTTCAGATAGATGTCCATTCAGGGATTACCAGTAGCGAGAAACCTTTTCTGCATTTTCTCGAGATCCAGCTTGGTTTTGTCCTTTATGGAACGATCTTCGGGCTTCTTGGCCTGGCTCTCATAGAGACAATCGGCAGAAAGAAGGACGGAATTAAATGGCAGATAAAGGGCGGAACAACGTGGCGTGGAAAATCAAAACGAGGTTTTGAAGATGAGTAAATCAATAAAATATTATACGGAGGAATCATGACAACATCTTCTGAAACAGTAGTTAAATCTGCAAATGATTCACCGGCAGAAGGTGGAAATACGCATTATGTGAAAGGTGTCGGTCATATACCGAGGGATATATATAAATATGTAAAATCAAACCCCCTCGGTGATATGCCGCGGTACTCAATCCATATTGTTATACAGCACCTGGTAGTTTTTCTTACCTTTTTGGTGCTTGCTGCCACAGGACTGCCGCTTCATTTTGGTGATCTTTTCTGGGCGCCATTGATACTTTCACCTTTTGGCGGGCCTGATTCAGCAAGGGTGATCCACTGGACTGCTGCTTTTATTATGGTGACGGCTTCAGTCTATCATTTGGGAACAATTATTTTGGGGACTCTATATAAGGTTCAGAATAAAAAGTTCCATTTACTGCACACTCAAATCCCGACCTTAAAGGACCTCCAGGACATCAAGCATGATATAAGATATTTTCTTGGCAAAGAGAGGTATCGTCCTGAGATGGGCAAGTTTATGTACAAGCAGAAATTGCATTATCTTGCGATAATCTGGGGAACATGTGTACTGGTAGTTGCAGGCAGTACCCTTCTTTTTCCTGAGACAATGTCAAACTTCTGGCCTAATCCCAGGTTTGCCCAGGACCTTGCCAGGTTGATGCATGCTGATGAGGCT
The sequence above is a segment of the Thermodesulfovibrionia bacterium genome. Coding sequences within it:
- a CDS encoding cytochrome c3 family protein gives rise to the protein MNKTIFKLISLRAGSGEARKFSLIFAFMLALHLIFCSYSHAEIKLKAKEPASCYKCHNELKERLSDNFTHFLFKQGKCSTCHNPHVSKDRGLIRGDINPLCLGCHDSIEKLVNNARQHSAIRDGLCTGCHDPHSSKNKGLIKKDEKEMCLECHEDLKLQLERAYACRPFKKGECSACHNAHGSQEANLLIGEPGKTCKKCHTLINCKAGNVSISSVTRNMNCISCHSGHSSDEKGVLGPYGHKMFISKECDKCHKPFSEGGKITTKLEGEKLCLSCHKEDSLIIEADVHGKDSSNSCSMCHTPHSSNRKEMTVDEGIMCTKCHLDTEKRTVFMEKALKSERECAPIKNRQCFECHVPKHSSRKLNFREDEFILCNECHETQHKITHPLGPDVIDVRNGQPITCISCHSMHAAKAQYMLTHDGKRTLCIQCHKY
- a CDS encoding response regulator, whose translation is MLDNLNKKKILIADDEELIVWSLRKYFEADGYHVDMVHNGSDALMRLKNNTYNIIVTDLFMPDMSGMEVLIKMKENGIRIPVIITSAYFSEKIMSEIMNEGAFKCINKPFQMEDVLGAIKEAEHFSYNL
- a CDS encoding cytochrome c3 family protein gives rise to the protein MTGSLCTDCHTIHNSEGNQPATFDGSWAPYLALLRGSCEGCHTSTSASVWQSSIAGAPIVYNSLEPSYGSKGLSGGNFYYTSTASDEHGHNIFSSNPDSSLGNIPPGGLDIGQQLNCSGTYGCHGHNGRQSGDTAIDDQLIAVMGGHHGLSSPMTGSIAEVSKSYRFLLGIKGVEDPDWEHDNVNTSHNEYQGSTAGSTDTISYLCAECHGNFHTWEGTEVGTASPWLRHPTDVLLPASGEYAAYTNYSLLSPVARQSPDLVADTTLVNLGSDTIMCLSCHRAHASPYDKMLRWDYKNSTLSTALSGCNVCHTSKD
- a CDS encoding cytochrome c3 family protein, which translates into the protein MNDILEAFSFSSPDSSHNLDDIRTFTTGRWGYTANSNPCAACHNPHSSQGDPANAANSTKSDATRGWIVSRPSLHSTDNNAWGLLGDVAGERMSIYNYQAPYCYSTTTNYEPDGSTTIQDGSNLTDFVSFCSDCHNNTNTINSTALGRNIYQFNWNTEQHGGGAASYGCADILPPYQVSQCGTYVLSCTDCHEPHGSPNLMLIRKEVNGAEVTVDDETGVGPFDRVNTEWMSLCARCHDGLDTTDGNHTHPFFIPPQVSGCSSFQCHEAGDAYRVCTECHSHGNQDIDGTPFGEPLL